A single region of the Vicia villosa cultivar HV-30 ecotype Madison, WI linkage group LG4, Vvil1.0, whole genome shotgun sequence genome encodes:
- the LOC131599322 gene encoding 2-alkenal reductase (NADP(+)-dependent)-like, which translates to MGVSNKYVVIKDNFDGPPEEYHFEIKTEEDFTLSVDQGSDDIIVKNLYISVDPYQINRMKPSSPSQNSITAAAQIISGQAIVAPVIGKVVASGNPKFQKDDLVMGSFTWAQYSVVKEQSITNKIDSTEFPLTYYLGVLGCSGLSAYVGLFQLCKLQKDEKVFVSAASGSVGNLVGQYAKLFGCYVVGSAGSHKKVALLKETLGFDDAFNYREEKDLKSTLKRYFPDGIDVYFDNVGGKMLEAAIANMKAFGRVTICGVISEYTDAGRRASPNMMDVVYKRITIRGFLCSDFMDVFADFLAKTFDYLRAGKLQVIEEVSLGVESIPSGFIELFNGDNIGKRIIKLEDS; encoded by the exons ATGGGAGTGAGCAACAAATACGTAGTGATTAAGGACAACTTTGATGGTCCCCCCGAAGAGTACCATTTTGAGATTAAAACAGAAGAGGATTTTACTCTATCTGTTGACCAAGGATCTGATGATATCATTGTCAAGAATCTGTATATATCTGTTGACCCTTATCAGATTAACCGCATGAAACCCTCCAGTCCTTCTCAGAATTCTATTACAGCCGCAGCTCAAATTATTTCAGGCCAG GCTATTGTTGCTCCTGTTATTGGAAAAGTTGTGGCTTCTGGAAATCCTAAGTTTCAGAAAGATGATTTGGTTATGGGATCATTCACTTGGGCTCAATATAGTGTGGTTAAGGAACAAAGCATAACCAATAAAATAGATTCCACTGAATTTCCACTCACCTATTATCTTGGAGTTCTAG GTTGCAGTGGATTGTCTGCATATGTAGGTCTTTTCCAACTGTGCAAACTCCAAAAAGATGAAAAGGTATTTGTTTCGGCAGCGTCCGGATCAGTTGGAAATTTGGTAGGACAATATGCAAAGCTATTTGGTTGCTACGTTGTTGGCAGTGCTGGGAGCCATAAGAAG GTTGCATTACTCAAAGAAACATTGGGATTCGACGATGCATTCAACTACAGGGAAGAAAAAGATCTAAAATCTACTCTCAAAAG GTACTTTCCTGATGGAATTGACGTATATTTTGACAATGTTGGAGGAAAAATGCTAGAAGCAGCAATTGCTAACATGAAGGCATTCGGTAGAGTGACTATTTGTGGTGTAATCTCTGAGTACACGGATGCTGGAAGGAGAGCTTCACCAAATATGATGGATGTTGTGTACAAGAGAATCACCATTAGAGGATTTTTATGTAGTGACTTTATGGATGTTTTTGCagattttttggctaaaacatttgATTACCTTCGTGCTGGTAAGTTGCAGGTGATTGAAGAGGTGTCATTGGGAGTGGAAAGCATCCCTTCTGGTTTTATTGAACTCTTCAATGGAGATAACATTGGAAAGAGAATTATAAAATTAGAAGATTCATAA